The sequence AAATGTTTTTTCTAAATAATTCATAATAAATCTATTTTTAGAAAATTCTTTACTTAGGTTTTTGTTTTCTAATTTCAAATAGTCTATTTCGTCATTTAGAGCCTTATTTTCGCTTTCTTTTAGCTTTAAGGCTTTCTTATATGCTAATTCGTTTAAATTCTCTTTAGAAAGCAAATTTAAGCCATTTTCAAGCTCTTTAGTATCAATTGTAGTAACTCCTAAAGTCTTTTTAGGTAATTTTCTTAGTTTTTCTATTATTTCTAAATTTTTTTCTACTGGTTCTATATCGTTTAAAAAATCAACTTGTTTAGATATTTCTTTTTTTAGTTCTAACCGTTCTTTTCTTAAATCTTTATTTTCATTTAATAAATTATCTAATATTTCTTTTCTATCTACTCTAATAGCTTTTAAATGATCAGTATTTGAATATTTTTTTTCATTCTCTAGATATTGATCTAGAGATATATTTTTCTTTTCTTCAATCATTTTTTCTTTTATAGCTATGTTTATTAATTTGTTTTCTTCTTTCTCGCTTATAGTTCCCATTTGTAATTTATATTTTAAAGCTTCTAATTCTTGTTTAAATTCTTTTTTAAGCGTTTTTATGTCCTTAGCCTTACTTTCTATCGTCTCATCTCTTCTTGGAACAAATTCGGCCATTTCTTCACTTAATTTTGCCATATTCTTTTGTAATTTATTCAAGATAGAATTTTCTTTTAATTCTTTGAATATAATTTCGTTTAATTTTTCAAAAGAATTATCTTGAGTAAAGAAATTTTTTGAAGGAGTATATGAATATTTTTTTTCATTTTCTTCCATTTTTTTGGCTTTTCTCTTCTTTTCTTTTTCAATATATCTTTCTAAATTTTCTTTTTTGAATTTTTCTAAAGCCTTTTTATATTCTTGACTTTTTGGTTCTAGATTTTCATTTTTTTGATTAAGTCTAGAAAATTGTTTTTTCATAGCATTGTTTATTTTTAACATGTCAATTTCTTGATTTTCAGTTTTTTCTTCAATCATTTTTTCTTCTCTATGCAGCACCATCAGTTGCATATGTGGCGTATTTTCGTCCATATGAAGAACTGAAGACATTATCATTGTATTAGGAATAAATTTTTTTATTATATCAAATTGAGCTTGATACAAATTTTTCCATTCTTCTCTAGTTAACAAATATGAAACATTAACCCCTGTTATATGTTCAAATTCATTTGGAACTATAGAGAGATAAAAAAAAGAAACATCCTTTGAATTATTTGAAATTTTTTCGCTATTTTCTAAAATTTTATTGTACTCATTTTCATTAAAATTTTTGAAAGTGTAATTCAAATTTGATAAATTTAGGTTCACATCATTTTTATATTTTTGTAATTCTCTATGATGTTCATTTAGAATTTTTTTTATATTTAATTTGTTCTTAGAAGAGTTAAATTTATCGATTCTTTGTATTGAGTTAAATTGCATTTTGATCTCCTTTCAAATTTTCTTATTTGAATATATTATACCATAGATTTTTGTAAAAGTAAAAAGTCCTTGGCCTGTAGTGACATTTTTTGTCCCAAAAATATCACACAGGCAAGGGAGTTCCCTTGACCCCAAAGAGTATTGTAAATTTACAATACTCTTA comes from Streptobacillus felis and encodes:
- a CDS encoding plasmid recombination protein — translated: MQFNSIQRIDKFNSSKNKLNIKKILNEHHRELQKYKNDVNLNLSNLNYTFKNFNENEYNKILENSEKISNNSKDVSFFYLSIVPNEFEHITGVNVSYLLTREEWKNLYQAQFDIIKKFIPNTMIMSSVLHMDENTPHMQLMVLHREEKMIEEKTENQEIDMLKINNAMKKQFSRLNQKNENLEPKSQEYKKALEKFKKENLERYIEKEKKRKAKKMEENEKKYSYTPSKNFFTQDNSFEKLNEIIFKELKENSILNKLQKNMAKLSEEMAEFVPRRDETIESKAKDIKTLKKEFKQELEALKYKLQMGTISEKEENKLINIAIKEKMIEEKKNISLDQYLENEKKYSNTDHLKAIRVDRKEILDNLLNENKDLRKERLELKKEISKQVDFLNDIEPVEKNLEIIEKLRKLPKKTLGVTTIDTKELENGLNLLSKENLNELAYKKALKLKESENKALNDEIDYLKLENKNLSKEFSKNRFIMNYLEKTFPKFKDVIKTINSIVKEYSPWNKEQYEKEINKFLNIENQENEKKKSL